The following coding sequences lie in one Anguilla rostrata isolate EN2019 chromosome 8, ASM1855537v3, whole genome shotgun sequence genomic window:
- the LOC135261496 gene encoding tumor necrosis factor receptor superfamily member 11B-like isoform X1 — protein sequence MEGLDTEILRPRSIMKFYLLLVFSFCGASREVSPPTYEHRDPVTSKVYQCEQCPPGTAVLQHCGRDTSTACGPCPEGHFSEHWHWGKACQRCTAVCKEQQLVQRECTRTHDRLCECAPGYHLEVEFCVKHTLCPPGSGATTLGTPEDDTECERCARGFFSGRFSATEPCEPHRNCSRLGLRTLSPGTAEKNSVCEHDDRPIAPECFQQDLQCHTDVMLCEEVILQFLSSLHFLSALPLHTVAASLPGRKLDSTSVEQVNKTCSPKQQVLQLLILWRERNKHHRRLFGITKGVKHCEKVVSRSSAFRKTTLSDLQMMTDSLPGAKVREEDVRAAMESCQPQQYLLKVLYLWKTQNEEQDLAKALALSLRELRTRGAPSHLLRSMRRLNTLFNTSSIRKLYKNIFLNIILDKC from the exons ATGGAAGGACTGGATACTGAGATCTTGAGGCCACGGTCAATCATGAAATTTTACCTG CTGCTAGTCTTCTCCTTCTGTGGAGCATCCCGGGAGGTGTCCCCGCCCACCTACGAGCACCGTGACCCGGTGACCTCTAAGGTGTACCAGTGTGAGCAGTGCCCGCCTGGCACGGCCGTGCTGCAGCACTGCGGCAGGGACACGTCCACCGCCTGCGGCCCGTGCCCCGAGGGGCACTTCTCTGAGCATTGGCACTGGGGCAAAGCCTGCCAGCGCTGCACGGCCGTCTGCAAGGAGCAGCAGCTGGTCCAGAGAGAGTGCACCCGGACGCACGACCGGCTGTGCGAGTGTGCCCCGGGGTACCACCTGGAGGTGGAGTTCTGCGTGAAGCACACCCTCTGCCCGCCTGGCTCTGGGGCAACCACCCTGG GCACGCCCGAGGATGACACGGAGTGCGAAAGGTGCGCGAGGGGCTTCTTCTCCGGGCGCTTTTCGGCGACAGAGCCCTGTGAGCCGCACCGGAACTGCAGCAGGCTGGGGCTGAGGACCCTGAGTCCCGGCACGGCAGAGAAAAACAGTGTGTGCGAACACGACGACCGCCCCATCGCCCCGGAGTGCTTTCAGCAGGACCTGCAGTGCCACACAG ATGTTATGCTGTGCGAGGAAGTCATCCTCCAGTTCCTGTCTTcgcttcacttcctgtctgcgctGCCCCTGCACACCGTGGCAGCCAGCTTACCCGGCAGGAAGCTGGACAGCACGAGTGTAGAGCAGGTGAACAAGACGTGCAGCCCCAAGCAGCAGGTCCTACAGCTGCTCatactgtggagagagaggaacaagCACCACAGAAGGCTGTTTGGAATCACCAAAG GCGTGAAGCACTGTGAGAAGGTGGTGTCCAGGAGCTCCGCCTTCAGGAAGACGACTCTGAGTGACCTCCAGATGATGACCGACAGCCTGCCGGGGGCgaaggtgagggaggaggacgTCCGGGCGGCGATGGAGTCATGCCAGCCCCAGCAGTACCTCCTGAAGGTGCTGTACCTCTGGAAGACCCAGAACGAGGAGCAGGATCTGGCCAAGGCCCTGGCGCTCAGCCTGCGTGAGCTCCGCACGCGGGGAGCCCCGTCCCATCTCCTGAGGAGCATGAGGAGGCTCAACACGCTGTTCAACACCTCCTCCATACGCAAGCTCTACAAGAACATATTCCTCAACATTATTCTGGATAAGTGTTAG
- the LOC135261496 gene encoding tumor necrosis factor receptor superfamily member 11B-like isoform X2, with the protein MLLVFSFCGASREVSPPTYEHRDPVTSKVYQCEQCPPGTAVLQHCGRDTSTACGPCPEGHFSEHWHWGKACQRCTAVCKEQQLVQRECTRTHDRLCECAPGYHLEVEFCVKHTLCPPGSGATTLGTPEDDTECERCARGFFSGRFSATEPCEPHRNCSRLGLRTLSPGTAEKNSVCEHDDRPIAPECFQQDLQCHTDVMLCEEVILQFLSSLHFLSALPLHTVAASLPGRKLDSTSVEQVNKTCSPKQQVLQLLILWRERNKHHRRLFGITKGVKHCEKVVSRSSAFRKTTLSDLQMMTDSLPGAKVREEDVRAAMESCQPQQYLLKVLYLWKTQNEEQDLAKALALSLRELRTRGAPSHLLRSMRRLNTLFNTSSIRKLYKNIFLNIILDKC; encoded by the exons ATg CTGCTAGTCTTCTCCTTCTGTGGAGCATCCCGGGAGGTGTCCCCGCCCACCTACGAGCACCGTGACCCGGTGACCTCTAAGGTGTACCAGTGTGAGCAGTGCCCGCCTGGCACGGCCGTGCTGCAGCACTGCGGCAGGGACACGTCCACCGCCTGCGGCCCGTGCCCCGAGGGGCACTTCTCTGAGCATTGGCACTGGGGCAAAGCCTGCCAGCGCTGCACGGCCGTCTGCAAGGAGCAGCAGCTGGTCCAGAGAGAGTGCACCCGGACGCACGACCGGCTGTGCGAGTGTGCCCCGGGGTACCACCTGGAGGTGGAGTTCTGCGTGAAGCACACCCTCTGCCCGCCTGGCTCTGGGGCAACCACCCTGG GCACGCCCGAGGATGACACGGAGTGCGAAAGGTGCGCGAGGGGCTTCTTCTCCGGGCGCTTTTCGGCGACAGAGCCCTGTGAGCCGCACCGGAACTGCAGCAGGCTGGGGCTGAGGACCCTGAGTCCCGGCACGGCAGAGAAAAACAGTGTGTGCGAACACGACGACCGCCCCATCGCCCCGGAGTGCTTTCAGCAGGACCTGCAGTGCCACACAG ATGTTATGCTGTGCGAGGAAGTCATCCTCCAGTTCCTGTCTTcgcttcacttcctgtctgcgctGCCCCTGCACACCGTGGCAGCCAGCTTACCCGGCAGGAAGCTGGACAGCACGAGTGTAGAGCAGGTGAACAAGACGTGCAGCCCCAAGCAGCAGGTCCTACAGCTGCTCatactgtggagagagaggaacaagCACCACAGAAGGCTGTTTGGAATCACCAAAG GCGTGAAGCACTGTGAGAAGGTGGTGTCCAGGAGCTCCGCCTTCAGGAAGACGACTCTGAGTGACCTCCAGATGATGACCGACAGCCTGCCGGGGGCgaaggtgagggaggaggacgTCCGGGCGGCGATGGAGTCATGCCAGCCCCAGCAGTACCTCCTGAAGGTGCTGTACCTCTGGAAGACCCAGAACGAGGAGCAGGATCTGGCCAAGGCCCTGGCGCTCAGCCTGCGTGAGCTCCGCACGCGGGGAGCCCCGTCCCATCTCCTGAGGAGCATGAGGAGGCTCAACACGCTGTTCAACACCTCCTCCATACGCAAGCTCTACAAGAACATATTCCTCAACATTATTCTGGATAAGTGTTAG
- the LOC135261497 gene encoding ectonucleotide pyrophosphatase/phosphodiesterase family member 2-like, with product MILGKLVFHTFSYLAGCSLCVGYVFQARRPGEWDENPHAKVPSDSPWIKSSGSCRGRCFELHEAEPPHCRCDNLCKTYISCCQDFDEHCLKTAGGFECTKERCGEIRNEDHACHCSEDCLLNGDCCTNYRAICEEGETPWVQDECEEIDTPDCPAGFIRPPLIMLSVDGFRASYMKKGNTVIPNFEKLRTCGTHAPYMRPVYPSKTFPNLYTLATGLYPESHGIVGNSMYDPVFEATFNLRGREKLNHRWWGGQPIWITAVKQGVKAGTFFWPMVIPMERRILTILQWLNLTDDQRPYVYAVHSEQPDTFGHRLGPLSKELNNPLREIDKIVGQLMDGLKQMNLHRCVNIILVGDHGMEEAHCDRTEFLSSYPLNVDDIFLIPGSLGRIRPRFPSTSKYDPKAIVANLTCKMPNQHFKPYLKQHLPKRLHYANNRRIEDVHLLVERKWHVARKTPEGKKHPGKCGFNGDHGYDNKIHSMRTIFMGHGPSFKFKTQVPAFENIELYNVMCDLLGLNPAPNNGTHGSLNNILKSPSHIPTQPLEVSEPSPLDPASAVTDDLGCSCDDQNEVEGLSQSLMEATNDTGNLPYGRPAVLFQTNYSLLHHLDFISGYSESLAMPLWTSYTVPNQVNITPLPESFSHCRRPDVRINPTYSQSCAGYDSDPSLSFSFLFPPELASSPDTKYDAELITNTVPMYPAFKKVWNYFQRTLVRRYASERNGVNIISGPIFDYDYDGLRDSAEKMEQFASGPVPVPTHYYSVVTSCLDYTQDVDTCGGPLSVFSFILPHRPENDESCNSSDEEFTWVEELIKMHTARVRDIEILTGLDFYRQTSQSYTDILSLKTYLHTYEDED from the exons ATGATACTGGGGAAATTG GTGTTCCATACCTTTTCATACCTTGCTGGTTGCAGTCTTTGTGTGGGATATGTTTTTCAAGCAAGACGACCAGGAGAATGGGATGAAAATCCACATGCTAAAG TTCCCTCAGACTCCCCATGGATAAAATCATCTGGATCATGCAGGGGAAGATGCTTTGAGCTGCATGAAGCTGAACCTCCACACTGTCGCTGTGACAATTTATGCAAAACCTACATCAGCTGTTGCCAAGATTTTGACGAGCACTGCTTGAAAACCG CGGGAGGGTTCGAGTGCACTAAGGAGAGGTGTGGGGAAATTCGCAATGAGGACCACGCCTGCCACTGCTCTGAGGACTGCCTCCTTAATGGAGACTGCTGCACTAATTACAGGGCCATATGCGAAG AGGGGGAGACTCCATGGGTGCAGGATGAGTGTGAAGAGATTGACACCCCAGATTGTCCTGCTGG tTTCATTCGGCCCCCTTTGATTATGCTGTCTGTGGATGGATTCCGGGCCTCCTACATGAAAAAGGGCAACACCGTGATCCCCAACTTTGAAAAACTGA GAACATGTGGCACTCATGCACCTTATATGAGACCTGTGTACCCCAGCAAAACCTTCCCAAATTTGTATACACTCGCTACG GGCCTTTATCCGGAATCCCACGGGATAGTTGGCAATTCCATGTACGACCCTGTGTTTGAAGCCACCTTTAACCTGCGGGGCAGAGAGAAACTGAATCATCGTTGGTGGGGAGGTCAGCCG ATCTGGATCACAGCAGTGAAGCAAGGAGTGAAGGCTGGAACCTTTTTCTGGCCcat GGTGATTCCCATGGAGAGGCGCATACTGACCATACTGCAGTGGCTAAATCTTACTGATGACCAGAG GCCCTATGTGTATGCTGTCCACTCGGAGCAACCGGACACCTTCGGCCACAGGCTGGGGCCCTTGAGCAAAGAG CTGAACAATCCACTGAGAGAAATTGATAAGATCGTTGGGCAGCTGATGGACGGGCTGAAACAGATGAATCTGCACCGCTGTGTGAACATCATTCTGGTGGGAGACCATG GAATGGAAGAGGCCCACTGTGACAGAACAGAGTTCTTGAGCTCATATCCGCTGAATGTGGATGACATCTTTTTGATCCCTGGATCTCTAGGAAGAATTCGCCCCCGATTTCCCAGCACCTCCAAAT ATGACCCGAAAGCAATTGTTGCAAATCTTACA TGTAAGATGCCAAACCAGCACTTTAAGCCATACCTGAAACAACACCTTCCCAAACGTTTGCACTACGCCAACAACCGGAGAATCGAGGATGTACATTTGCTGGTGGAGAGAAAGTGGCATGTTGCAAg aaaaACTCCTGAAGGCAAGAAGCATCCTGGGAAATGTGGTTTCAATGGTGACCATGGCTATGACAACAAGATCCACAGCATGCGG ACAATCTTTATGGGACATGGACCAAGCTTCAAATTCAAGACACAAGTGCCAGCTTTTGAGAACATTGAACTATACAATGTCATGTGTG ATCTCCTGGGCTTAAATCCTGCTCCTAACAATGGGACTCATGGCAGCCTCAACAACATATTAAaaagcccctcccacatcccCACCCAGCCGTTGGAAGTGTCCGAGCCCTCCCCCTTAGACCCCGCCTCCGCTGTCACCGACGACCTCGGGTGTAGCTGTGACGACCAG AATGAAGTGGAAGGGCTCAGTCAGAGCCTCATGGAAGCAACAAACG atacCGGAAATCTCCCGTACGGCCGACCGGCCGTTCTTTTCCAAACGAACTACAGCCTTCTGCACCACCTAGACTTTATCAGCGGCTACAGCGAATCGCTGGCCATGCCCCTCTGGACGTCATACACGGTTCCTAACCAG GTGAACATCACGCCGCTCCCCGAGTCTTTCAGCCACTGCAGGAGGCCTGACGTCCGCATAAACCCGACCTACAGTCAGTCCTGCGCCGGCTACGACTCCGACCCAAGCCTCTCCTTCAGCTTCCTCTTCCCCCCTG AACTGGCCTCATCCCCTGACACAAAATACGACGCCGAGCTGATCACAAACACAGTTCCAATGTACCCCGCGTTTAAGA AGGTGTGGAACTACTTCCAGAGGACACTGGTGAGGCGGTACGCCAGTGAGAGAAACGGGGTCAATATCATCAGCGGCCCCATATTCGACTACGACTATGATGGCCTCCGTGACTCAGCTGAGAAGATGGAACA GTTCGCGAGCGGCCCCGTGCCCGTCCCCACGCACTACTACAGCGTGGTCACCAGCTGCCTGGACTACACGCAGGACGTGGACACCTGCGGCGGCCCGCTCAGCGTCTTCTCCTTCATCCTCCCGCACCGGCCGGAGAACGACGAGAGCTGCAAC agctCGGACGAGGAGTTCACGTGGGTTGAGGAGCTGATAAAGATGCACACGGCTCGGGTGCGGGACATCGAGATACTCACAGGCCTGGACTTCTACCGCCAGACCAGCCAGAGTTACACAGACATCCTTTCCTTAAAGACTTATTTGCACACGTATGAAGACGAGGACTGA